One part of the Populus alba chromosome 18, ASM523922v2, whole genome shotgun sequence genome encodes these proteins:
- the LOC118042622 gene encoding uncharacterized protein produces MGLFLQVLTVLVITVSVQGWVALGCLEEERIALLHLKDSLNYPNGTSLPSWMKADAHCCSWERIQCNSSTGRVTLLGLWGVRNQELGDWYLNASLFLPFHQLNTLDLWNNRIAGWVENKGNEIVTEEDDHNLSPKFQLEFLYLNSRGQGARAFPKFLYHQVNLQYLALIDIQIKGKFPNWLIENNTYLQELYLENCFLSGPFLLPKNSHVNLSFLSISMNHFQGQIPSEIGARLPRLEVLLMSDNVFNGSIPFSLGNISSLQLLDLSNNSLQGQIPEGIWNMSSLEFVDLSRNNFSGRLPPGFSTSSNLRYVYLSRNKLQGPIAMVFHDSSGMFALDLSHNNLTGTIPEWIDRLYNLRFLLLSYNNLEGEIPIQLSRLDQLTLIDLSHNHLSGNILSWMISTHPFPRQYNSYDYVYSSQQSFEFTTKNVSLSYRGNILQYFVGLDFSCNNFTGEIPPEFGNLVMIKVLNFSHNSLTGPIPPTFSNLKEIESLDLSYNKLDGEIPTQLTELFSLEFFSVAHNNLSGKTPARVAQFATFEESSYKDNPFLCGEPLSKICGAAMPPSPTPTSTNNEDNGSFIDMEVFYVTFWVAYIMVLLVIGTVLYINPYWRRAWFHFIEVSINNCYYFLVDNLPILSKFGFS; encoded by the exons ATGGGGCTGTTCCTTCAGGTGTTGACGGTGTTAGTGATAACGGTTTCGGTGCAAGGATGGGTGGCTCTTGGTTGCTTGGAGGAAGAGAGGATCGCTCTGTTGCACCTCAAAGATTCTCTTAACTATCCCAATGGCACCTCCCTTCCCTCCTGGATGAAAGCAGACGCCCACTGTTGTTCTTGGGAACGTATTCAGTGCAACAGCAGTACAGGTCGAGTCACCTTACTCGGTCTTTGGGGCGTAAGGAACCAGGAACTTGGAGATTGGTACTTAAATGCCTCCTTGTTTCTTCCTTTCCACCAACTCAACACTCTCGACTTGTGGAATAATCGCATAGCTGGTTGGGTTGAGAACAAAG GTAATGAAATAGTCACAGAAGAAGATGATCATAATTTGAGCCCAAAGTTCCAGTTAGAGTTCCTCTATTTGAATAGTCGTGGACAAGGTGCAAGAGCATTTCCCAAGTTCCTTTACCACCAAGTGAACCTGCAATATTTGGCTCTTATAGACATCCAAATAAAGGGAAAGTTTCCAAATTGGTTGATTGAGAACAACACATACCTACAAGAACTTTATTTAGAAAACTGTTTTCTTTCGGGTCCATTCTTGTTGCCAAAGAATTCTCATGTGAATTTGTCATTCCTAAGTATATCCATGAATCACTTCCAAGGCCAAATCCCTTCAGAAATCGGAGCTCGTTTACCAAGattagaagttttattaatgtCTGACAATGTTTTCAATGGAAGCATTCCTTTCTCGTTGGGTAACATTAGCTCGCTGCAACTGTTAGACCTGTCCAACAATAGTTTGCAAGGGCAGATCCCTGAAGGGATATGGAATATGTCTTCTCTTGAATTCGTGGACTTATCAAGGAACAATTTCTCTGGTCGCTTACCACCTGGATTCAGCACTTCTTCAAATTTGAGATATGTTTATTTGTCTAGAAATAAGTTGCAAGGGCCGATCGCAATGGTATTTCATGACTCCTCTGGGATGTTCGCATTAGATCTTTCCCATAATAATTTAACTGGTACAATTCCAGAATGGATTGATAGGCTATATAACTTGAGATTTTTACTCTTGAGTTATAACAATCTTGAAGGTGAAATTCCAATTCAATTATCCAGGTTGGACCAATTAACCCTGATTGATCTTTCTCACAACCACCTTTCTGGTAACATCCTCTCTTGGATGATATCTACTCATCCTTTCCCACGACAATACAATTCCTATGATTATGTGTACTCATCACAACAATCTTTCGAGTTTACAACGAAGAATGTATCCCTTTCTTATAGAGGCAACATTCTCCAGTACTTCGTAGGACTTGATTTCTCATGCAACAATTTCACAGGAGAGATTCCTCCTGAATTTGGAAACCTCGTCATGATCAAGGTACTGAACTTTTCGCACAACAGTTTGACTGGACCAATTCCACCAACATTTTCAAACTTAAAGGAAATAGAGAGCTTGGATCTTTCCTACAACAAATTAGATGGAGAAATCCCAACTCAACTTACTGAACTATTTTCTCTAGAGTTTTTCAGTGTGGCACACAATAATCTGTCCGGCAAGACTCCTGCGAGAGTTGCACAGTTTGCCACATTTGAGGAGAGTAGCTACAAGGACAACCCTTTTCTTTGTGGAGAACCGCTATCCAAAATATGTGGTGCAGCTATGCCACCATCACCAACGCCAACTTCAACGAACAATGAAGATAATGGTAGCTTCATTGATATGGAGGTTTTCTATGTGACCTTTTGGGTTGCATACATCATGGTGCTGTTGGTGATAGGTACAGTTCTATACATAAATCCATATTGGCGACGAGCTTGGTTTCACTTTATTGAGGTGAGCATCAACAATTGCTATTATTTTCTGGTGGATAATCTTCCCATTTTATCCAAGTTTGGGTTTTCATAG